In Salvia hispanica cultivar TCC Black 2014 unplaced genomic scaffold, UniMelb_Shisp_WGS_1.0 HiC_scaffold_778, whole genome shotgun sequence, a single window of DNA contains:
- the LOC125200023 gene encoding putative F-box/LRR-repeat protein 23, with amino-acid sequence MEGRKCDAVVAAASSPPWMNLPRDVTANILQRLGEEELLRSALLVCSSWWRISKDPALWRVLIFSNPDKQNWLYDYDLMCRCAVDRSRVQLVDLTVQYHGFDINYIANRSPNLKRLRIGVCFTLAGFVIARVCPGRITAKLPQLEELHLTIDRALNCEFVPLEGDEYESLEFYRNLCALAISVSMPNLQHLQLFAHWIEDEGLEDILDGCPHLESLDVRQCFVLLLEGDLEKRCRQTIKHLKLPNDPVSDSDVPWPNCDGCNMFGVDAYSEVYVYKYYEDSEAYHREYEEDEFSD; translated from the exons ATGGAAGGAAGGAAATGTGACGCGGTGGTTGCTGCTGCATCCTCACCGCCATGGATGAATCTTCCGAGAGATGTAACCGCCAATATCCTACAGAGGCTGGGGGAAGAGGAGCTGCTGCGCAGCGCGCTGCTAGTGTGCTCTAGCTGGTGGAGGATCAGCAAGGATCCAGCCTTGTGGCGAGTGCTCATTTTCTCAAACCCTGATAAACAGAATTGGCTGTACGATTACGATCTCATGTGCCGCTGCGCAGTGGATCGCAGCCGCGTGCAGTTGGTCGACCTCACCGTGCAGTACCACGGCTTCGACATCAACTACATCGCCAATcg GTCACCAAATCTCAAACGCCTTAGGATTGGAGTTTGCTTTACCTTAGCAGGATTCGTCATAGCAAGAGTTTGCCCAGGTAGAATAACTGCTAAACTTCCGCAGTTGGAAGAATTGCACCTTACTATTGACCGAGC TTTGAACTGCGAGTTCGTGCCATTGGAAGGCGATGAATATGAGAGTTTGGAATTCTACCGGAATCTGTGTGCTCTTGCAATCAGCGTCAGCATGCCTAATCTGCAGCATCTCCAACTCTTTGCACATTGGATTGAAGACGAAGGGCTTGAAGACATCCTTGACGGCTGCCCACACCTTGAATCACTTGATGTCCGGCAATGCTTTGTTCTCCTTCTTGAAGGAGATTTGGAGAAGAGATGCCGCCAGACGATCAAACATCTTAAACTCCCTAATGACCCCGTCAGTGATAGTGATGTTCCGTGGCCTAACTGCGATGGCTGCAATATGTTTGGTGTTGATGCCTATTCTGAAGTATACGTATACAAATATTATGAAGACTCAGAAGCTTATCATCGTGAATACGAAGAAGACGAGTTCTCAGACTAG